GCGTCCATGTTAGCTAGTACCTGAGTTCGCAACAGCTTTTTTCGATTTTAAATCATTCCACAAAGATGAGATAAATATTTCAATTCCATTAATACTAATCAAATGATATAATTGAGATGATAACTATATACTGGAATTGTGGCTTACAAAGGAGATGATTTACCATGGCGAGCATGGATGGAGATATAAGAGCTCATAGCATGCTGGATTTTATTAAAAGTCGAAGAAGTACTCGAAGGTTCAAAGAGAAAATAGTTCCTGAGGAAATCCTTCATCAGGTGATTGAAGCAGGAAGATATGCTCCAAGTGGAGGAAATTCTCAAAGCACTCATTTTATTGTAATTCAGAAAAAACAGGTGCTGGATAAGCTGGCTGACTTGGCCAGAGAAGAATTTGCAAAGATGGAGATTCAGGAGAATACCTATAAATCCCTGGTAAATTCTATTAATGCATCAAAGAAAGGCAATTATGTATTTCACTATAATTGTCCTGTTCTTATTATTACGGCTAATAAGAAAGATTATGGGAATAATATAGCTGACTGCGCCTGCGCGCTTGAGAATATGATGTTAATGGCTAATGCACTGGATTTGGGTAGTGTGTGGATTAATCAGTTGAGATGGTTGAATGAAAATCCCGTAATCCTGAATGTTATGAAAGAACTCGGCCTGGAAGAAGATGAGCGTGTATATGGAGCATTAGCTTTGGGGTATCCTGATACACAGGACGGTTTGCCGGTCAGAACACCCCTTGATCGAACGGGAAATATAGTAACTTATATATAAGAAAGGAGCATATATGATGCAAACAATTAATATCGCAAATGGACCAGAAAATGCGTCAAGACTGATTCTAGGCTGTATGCGTATGCCTGCACTCTCAGTAGAAGATGCAGCAAAAATGATTCAGACAGCATATGATTTAGGAATTAATTTTATAGACCATGCAACTTGTTATGGAGATGGGGAGGCAGAAAAAAGATTCGGCGATGCCATAGCGCTTACCAGTGTAAAGCGGGAAGACTTAATTATTCAGTCAAAATGTGGTCTTAGATTTGACAAGCAGATCTTTGATTGGAGAAAGTCCAATATTCTTGAGAGCGTTGATGGAATTCTTAAGAGATTGAAAATGGAATACCTGGATGTTCTTTTATTACACAGACCGGACTTGCTCTATGATCCGGAACAGATTGCAGAAGCGTTTGATGAACTTGAAGCTGCTGGGAAGGTTCGCTATTTTGGCGTGAGCAATACGATGCCAATGCAGATTGAATTACTGAAGAAGTATGTAAAACAACCTCTTAAGATTAACCAGCTGCAGCTTTCTTTAGAGCAGTCACAGTTAATCGATCAGGATTTATATATGAAC
The nucleotide sequence above comes from Variimorphobacter saccharofermentans. Encoded proteins:
- a CDS encoding nitroreductase family protein; its protein translation is MASMDGDIRAHSMLDFIKSRRSTRRFKEKIVPEEILHQVIEAGRYAPSGGNSQSTHFIVIQKKQVLDKLADLAREEFAKMEIQENTYKSLVNSINASKKGNYVFHYNCPVLIITANKKDYGNNIADCACALENMMLMANALDLGSVWINQLRWLNENPVILNVMKELGLEEDERVYGALALGYPDTQDGLPVRTPLDRTGNIVTYI
- a CDS encoding aldo/keto reductase, producing MMQTINIANGPENASRLILGCMRMPALSVEDAAKMIQTAYDLGINFIDHATCYGDGEAEKRFGDAIALTSVKREDLIIQSKCGLRFDKQIFDWRKSNILESVDGILKRLKMEYLDVLLLHRPDLLYDPEQIAEAFDELEAAGKVRYFGVSNTMPMQIELLKKYVKQPLKINQLQLSLEQSQLIDQDLYMNNKTTDMSVMRDGGALDYCRLNDITIQAWSPLQYGMFKGMFIDNPEFPEMNKVLGELANQYGVTKAAIAIAWILRHPAKMQVIAGTMNPVHLTEMTEACRIDLTHEEWYKLYLSSGKFLP